The sequence TACGTATCTACACATTACTGTCCCTTTCGCCACTCGTGTATTGCTACACGCGTTCGACTTGCATGCCTAATCCACGCCGCCAACGTTCATTCTGAGCCAGAATCAAACCCTTCAATTTATTTGCTTTGCCGGACGCCGCGGCCGAAGCCGAAACGCCCGGGTTATTAGCCAAATAACCAAACGGTCTGAATAGAGTTTTGGCAATTGGGGCCTAGCGAACGCCCTTCCGGAAAAAATCCGCAAGGAAAAGCTCGCCCAACCTTCAATCGCCCGATCGCAACCTCTTGCGAAGCTGCGACCGACACAATCGCTTGTGCTGGCTACAAAGAAGTCAACTACTGAATTGTCAAAGATCTGTTTCCGAATACGCAGAAACCGCATTCGGCCCCAAACGCAGATCAGGCTCTGTTTCCGACGTCCGAAAACAAACTCGATCCACGAACGCAGTCGGCAAAAGCCCGACCAATAAGGGGAATAAAAAACCCGAAGCTGGCCGACGCACCAAAATGAGCCGTCCAACTGCCGGGATTTAAGATTCTAATGGTTGCCAAGCAGCTGTCAACAGCTACCAACAAATATTTCAACCTTCGATCAACTTGGCCATCTGCCGATCCTCCCAGGCGGTTCAATTTGCCCACTTGCCCACCCGCCTACCCAAATGAAGCGGTGCCGGGCATGCCATGCCCGGCTTTATGAATGGATAGGACCGCAAGCAAAATGCCACCTGCTCGGGCACAAAAGTTGCATCTTTGGGGCGCGAGGAATTTGAGATTCAGGCAATGGAATGCATGCGCGCGAAGCAGCGGCCTGAAAGAAAAACTAAGTAGGAAGTGGCTGCTCGTTAGGATTTTAATCTCAGGATGAGGTTTTCGATTACCTCAGTTCAGGAGACCGGATCATGAGACCGTATTCTACCGGCGGGTTAATTCTGATTGTGCTGGGCGTGCTGATGTTGGCCGTGCATAGCTTCACGTACTTCACGACCGATCAGGTGAGCGGACCGTTGGGCTACTTCGCATGGGATGTGTCCAGGCCGCACACGATTTTTATCAATCCGATTGCCGGGCTGGTGGCGCTGGTCATTGGCATTGTGCTAATGACGATGGCCCGGCGGCGCGGGACGAGCGGGTGAGGCGTTGAGCGGGTGATCAGGAATGTTTGCCGCAAGACGCGGGTGTGCTCATAAAGCCGGCGATGGTATCGCCGGTGGCGGACCACGGCGGACGGCAGCAAGCGCCGATGCACCGGGCATACCATGCCCGGCTTTATGAACCGGCGCGGATTTGTGAACGCATGGCGGCGCACCGGGTATACCATACCCGGCTTTATGACGACCAAATTTATTGGCGACCAATTACTTTTGCGGCGGTGGGGATTCGGTGGCTTGGCTGCGGTTGCGCCACAGGGCGTCGAAGCTGAAGCTGCCGGCGCCCAAAAACATAATCGACAGTGCGCCGAGGAAGTAGAGCGCTTGCAACTCAATCGCCCACCCGCCTCCGTCGTTCAATGTCCACAACATGTTTTGGTGCGCCAGCCATACCGCCACCGCCATGTTGATGGCAATGACAGCCGAGGCGATGCGTGTGAACAGGCCGACAATTACCAGAATCGGGGCCACTGCTTCCCCCACGTAAACGCCGTAGGCCAAAAAATCGGGAAGGTTATGGAACCGAACGGCGCCGAGAATTTTGTCAAAATCTTGCGGGTGCATAATCTTGTCGAGCCCGTGCAGTAGGAGCAGCCCGCCAATGGTTAAGCGCAACAGTAATTTGCCAACGTCGTGGCACCAGTTGGTCGTTGAGGAGTCCATGGATAAATCCGCCTTTCGTGGAATTAGGGTGTGGTGGGGTCTGGTGGTCTTGTGTCTGGTAACGTGATCTGGTGTTTGGGCAAGTTACCAGCACTAGCCAAAAGACACCTTGCTTTCGGACAGATTCTAGCGAAAAACACATGAAAAACGCACCCCAAGTGGCCGAAATCGGCCTTTTCTCGGGCAGGTCATTGGAATAACATAGATGGATACGTCGGTTCCCACCCCACACGCATGGCCGCTTGTTGGCAGTTCGGTGGCGGCTTGTGGAAGCATGTCAATCGGCCTCAGTTTTGCTGTCGCTGTTTGATGTCTGGGTGAATCGCCAGTGCCTATTGTTTCGGCGTTGGCTGCCCTGGATGGTTGTTGATCGCTCCGTTTGTCTGCTTTGAGTGTTTACCAGCTCTGGCAAGGCGGCCGGGCCCAAGAACGAGGTTTTCGTCATGGATTTGCAACATCTTCGCAATATTGGAATTTCCGCGCACATTGACTCGGGCAAAACCACCCTGAGCGAGCGGATATTGTTCTACGCCGGCCGCATTCACCGCATTCAGGAAGTGAAGGGGGGCGCAGGCGAAGGCGCCACCATGGACTACATGGACCTGGAGCGCGAACGGGGAATTACCATTACCAGCGCCGCCACTACGGTGAACTGGGACAACAACCTAGGGAACGACATTCAAATCAACCTCATCGATACGCCCGGCCACGTCGATTTCACCGTGGAAGTGGAACGCAGCCTGCGCGTATTAGATGGCGCCATTCTCGTGCTGTGTGCCGTGGGTGGCGTACAAAGCCAATCGATGACCGTCGACCGGCAAATGAAGCGCTATCATGTGCCCCGGTTGGCGTTCATCAACAAGATGGACCGCATTGGGGCCAACCCCTTGCGCGTGGTGCAGCAAGTGAAGGAAAAGCTGGAGTGCGACGCCATTTTAATGCAATTGCCCATTGGCAAAGAGGACGATTATGCTGGGGTGATTGATTTAATCAGCATGCAGGCGGTGTACTTCGACGGCGCCAACGGCGAAAAAGTCCGCCGCGAAGCCATTCCGGCCGAGCTCTTGGAAGACGCCAAAAAGCATCGCCACGCCATGTTGGAAAGCTTGTCGATGTACAGCGACCAACTAATGGAGCTATTGTTGGGCGAGCAAGAGGTGCCCGAGGATTTGATTCATGCCACGGTGAAGGATGCCGTGCAAAATCAGGATGCCACGGCGGTGTTCATGGGCTCCGCGTACAAGAACAAAGGCGTGCAGCCGCTATTGGACGCCATCGTGCGGTATTTGCCCTCGCCGCTGGCGCACAAAATTACGGCCAAGAAGTGGGACAATCCCGAAGAAAAAATTGAGTTGGCGGCCGATCCGGCCAAGCCGTTCGTGGGCATGGCGTTTAAGTTGGTGGACGATCCGTACGGCCAACTGACGTTCATGCGGATTTATCAAGGCACGGTGAAAAAGGGAGACCAAATGGTCAACCAGCGCACCAGCCAACGGCAACGGTTCAGCCGCATTGTGCGCATGCACGCCGATAAGCGGGAAGAAATGGACAGCGCCAGCGCCGGCGACATTGTGGCCATCATTGGCATTGATGCCGCCAGCGGCGACACCTACGCTCCCGAACACAAATTCTGCACGCTGGAAAGCATGTTCATTGCCGAGCCGGTCATCAAAATGGCCATTAGTGTTCCGAATCGCGAAGCTAGTGATAAGTTGGCCAAGGCTCTGCAACGTTTCAGCCGCGAAGATCCTACCTTCCGCGTAACCACCGATGAAGAAACCGGAGACAACCTCATTGCCGGCATGGGTGAATTGCACCTGGATATTTACGTGGAGCGCATTCGCCGCGAATACAAGGTGCAGGTGGAAGTGGGCGCGCCCAAGGTCAGTTACCGCGAAGCGCCCATGCAGTTGGCGCCTTTCAATTTCAAGCATAAAAAACAAACCGGGGGTTCCGGCCAGTACGCCCACATTGTGGGCAAATTGGAGCCGCTGCCCGAAGATGCTCCCGAAACCTTCGAATTTGAAAACGATGTGATTCAAGGCCGCATTCCCAAGGAATACATTCCCTCGGTGGAAAAAGGCTTTCGCGCCTCGTTGCAAAAGGGCCCCATCGCCGGCTTCCCCATTGTCGGCGTGAAAGCGACTTTGGAAGACGGCTCCTATCACGAAGTCGACAGCTCCGACATGGCCTTCCAAATTTGCGCCCAAAACTGCTTCCGCGAAACGTTCATGCAAACCAAGCCGGTGCTGTTGGAGCCGGTCATGAAG comes from Pirellulales bacterium and encodes:
- a CDS encoding DoxX family protein, whose protein sequence is MDSSTTNWCHDVGKLLLRLTIGGLLLLHGLDKIMHPQDFDKILGAVRFHNLPDFLAYGVYVGEAVAPILVIVGLFTRIASAVIAINMAVAVWLAHQNMLWTLNDGGGWAIELQALYFLGALSIMFLGAGSFSFDALWRNRSQATESPPPQK
- the fusA gene encoding elongation factor G, with the protein product MDLQHLRNIGISAHIDSGKTTLSERILFYAGRIHRIQEVKGGAGEGATMDYMDLERERGITITSAATTVNWDNNLGNDIQINLIDTPGHVDFTVEVERSLRVLDGAILVLCAVGGVQSQSMTVDRQMKRYHVPRLAFINKMDRIGANPLRVVQQVKEKLECDAILMQLPIGKEDDYAGVIDLISMQAVYFDGANGEKVRREAIPAELLEDAKKHRHAMLESLSMYSDQLMELLLGEQEVPEDLIHATVKDAVQNQDATAVFMGSAYKNKGVQPLLDAIVRYLPSPLAHKITAKKWDNPEEKIELAADPAKPFVGMAFKLVDDPYGQLTFMRIYQGTVKKGDQMVNQRTSQRQRFSRIVRMHADKREEMDSASAGDIVAIIGIDAASGDTYAPEHKFCTLESMFIAEPVIKMAISVPNREASDKLAKALQRFSREDPTFRVTTDEETGDNLIAGMGELHLDIYVERIRREYKVQVEVGAPKVSYREAPMQLAPFNFKHKKQTGGSGQYAHIVGKLEPLPEDAPETFEFENDVIQGRIPKEYIPSVEKGFRASLQKGPIAGFPIVGVKATLEDGSYHEVDSSDMAFQICAQNCFRETFMQTKPVLLEPVMKVEIEVPTTFQGPVAGNLTSRRGMILSSEVHGNTAVIEGEVPLAETFGYSTDLRSLTQGQGTFTMEFSKYRRVPNSIQQEIIEEKKKQLVGAK